One Cellulomonas soli DNA window includes the following coding sequences:
- a CDS encoding elongation factor G, which produces MDQAMTPRIRTVALVGQSGSGKTTLAEALLHRAGVVTRAGRVEDGSTVTDHEPEEIARGLSLGLAVAPFPWRAPDGLTYDVTLLDTPGTADFAGAVDAALAVADLALVVVSAVDGVQAGTHQAWKAAAEAGIPRMVVVTKEDKARADFRHVLADLREAFGEGLVALELPLGEEQAFGGVADVLSEEPWEYAPDGTHHAGTMPAALADEEHRLHEAVTEEIVAHDDDQLERYLSGDVPTAAELERTLAHEVRDLEAFPVLVASGLTEVGVDRLADLLCELGPSPADRDSRVLAGDLDVPVSADPSGPALLHAFRTVADPFVGQMTMFRVLSGTVRPGDKLLNTTTKTEERLPGLFRLRGKEHVPTDQVVAGEIAAVAKLTGTPTGSLLTARVGAGPAVIAPPTRPRPAVYALALEPVTQSDDDRLSAALARLVAEDPTLVIDRSTDRTVLRGLGDTHLAVALERLARVFGVHVTTSPVPVGYRETIAREVEAEGKVKKQSGGHGQYAVVQLRVSPLPHGTGFEFVDSVVGGAIPRSYLPAVHRGVTEAMATGGPHGYPVVDLRVEVFDGKSHSVDSSDMAFRTAAAVGVKEALQAAGTTVLEPVSHVSVTVPSATQGDVMSDLSSRRGHITTTTSLDDGLVRIEATVPEAELTRYVLDLRSITGGRAELVMSPDRFEVCPDHLLPA; this is translated from the coding sequence ATGGACCAGGCAATGACGCCGCGGATCCGCACGGTGGCCCTCGTGGGCCAGAGCGGCTCGGGCAAGACCACGCTCGCCGAAGCCCTCCTGCACCGAGCCGGGGTCGTCACCCGCGCCGGTCGCGTCGAGGACGGCTCGACGGTCACCGACCACGAACCCGAGGAGATCGCCCGCGGGCTGTCCCTCGGACTGGCAGTCGCCCCCTTTCCCTGGCGGGCACCTGATGGGCTGACGTACGACGTCACCCTGCTCGACACCCCCGGCACCGCGGACTTCGCGGGGGCCGTCGACGCCGCCCTGGCGGTCGCGGACCTCGCGCTCGTCGTGGTCAGCGCCGTCGACGGCGTGCAGGCCGGGACGCACCAGGCGTGGAAGGCCGCCGCCGAGGCCGGGATCCCCCGCATGGTCGTCGTGACCAAGGAGGACAAGGCGCGCGCCGACTTCCGGCACGTGCTGGCCGACCTGCGTGAGGCGTTCGGCGAGGGGCTCGTGGCCCTGGAGCTGCCGCTGGGCGAGGAGCAGGCGTTCGGCGGGGTCGCCGACGTGCTCAGCGAGGAGCCGTGGGAGTACGCGCCCGACGGCACCCATCACGCGGGCACGATGCCCGCCGCCCTGGCGGACGAGGAGCACCGGCTGCACGAGGCGGTCACCGAGGAGATCGTCGCGCACGACGACGACCAGCTCGAGAGGTACCTGTCCGGCGACGTGCCCACGGCCGCCGAGCTGGAGCGCACGCTCGCCCACGAGGTGCGGGACCTGGAGGCGTTCCCCGTGCTCGTCGCGTCCGGGCTGACCGAGGTCGGCGTGGACCGGCTGGCCGACCTGCTGTGCGAGCTGGGCCCCTCGCCCGCCGACCGGGACTCCCGCGTGCTCGCCGGCGACCTGGACGTGCCGGTGTCCGCCGACCCGTCCGGACCTGCGCTCCTGCACGCGTTCCGCACGGTCGCCGACCCGTTCGTCGGCCAGATGACGATGTTCCGCGTGCTGTCCGGCACGGTGCGCCCGGGCGACAAGCTGCTCAACACGACGACGAAGACCGAGGAGCGGCTGCCCGGGCTGTTCCGCCTGCGCGGCAAGGAGCACGTGCCGACCGACCAGGTCGTGGCCGGGGAGATCGCGGCCGTCGCCAAGCTGACCGGCACGCCCACGGGCTCGCTGCTGACCGCCCGGGTCGGCGCCGGTCCTGCCGTGATCGCGCCGCCGACGCGACCCCGGCCCGCGGTGTACGCGCTCGCGCTCGAACCCGTCACGCAGTCCGACGACGACCGGCTCTCGGCCGCGCTGGCCCGGCTCGTCGCGGAGGACCCAACGCTCGTCATCGACCGCTCGACCGACCGGACCGTGCTGCGCGGGCTCGGGGACACGCACCTGGCCGTCGCCCTCGAACGGCTCGCCCGCGTGTTCGGCGTGCACGTGACGACCTCGCCGGTGCCCGTCGGGTACCGGGAGACCATCGCGCGCGAGGTCGAGGCCGAGGGCAAGGTCAAGAAGCAGTCCGGCGGGCACGGGCAGTACGCGGTCGTGCAGCTGCGCGTCTCGCCGCTGCCGCACGGCACCGGGTTCGAGTTCGTCGACTCGGTCGTCGGCGGCGCGATCCCCCGCTCGTACCTGCCTGCCGTGCACCGCGGCGTCACCGAGGCCATGGCCACGGGCGGCCCGCACGGCTACCCCGTCGTCGACCTGCGCGTCGAGGTCTTCGACGGCAAGTCCCACTCGGTCGACTCCTCGGACATGGCGTTCCGCACGGCCGCGGCCGTGGGGGTCAAGGAGGCGTTGCAGGCGGCCGGCACGACCGTGCTCGAGCCCGTCAGCCACGTGTCCGTCACGGTGCCGAGCGCCACGCAGGGCGACGTGATGAGCGACCTGTCCTCCCGGCGGGGGCACATCACGACGACGACGTCGCTCGACGACGGTCTGGTGCGCATCGAGGCGACCGTGCCCGAGGCCGAGCTGACCCGCTACGTGCTCGACCTGCGCTCGATCACCGGCGGGCGGGCCGAGCTGGTCATGTCCCCCGACCGTTTCGAGGTGTGCCCCGACCACCTGCTGCCGGCCTGA
- a CDS encoding nucleotide pyrophosphohydrolase, with the protein MDADAQEQEIAELTRLVREFSVERDWEQFHDPKSLVLALVGEVGELAELFQWIPADRAATEFGPEGRQRRAAEEMADVLVYLVRLADVLGVDLGAAARAKLADSRRRFPADELRGVAPHKA; encoded by the coding sequence GTGGACGCCGACGCGCAGGAGCAGGAGATCGCCGAGCTGACCAGGCTCGTGCGGGAGTTCTCGGTCGAGCGCGACTGGGAGCAGTTCCACGACCCGAAGTCGCTCGTGCTCGCCCTGGTCGGCGAGGTCGGGGAGCTCGCCGAGCTGTTCCAGTGGATCCCCGCCGACCGCGCCGCCACCGAGTTCGGCCCCGAGGGACGCCAGCGGCGTGCCGCCGAGGAGATGGCCGACGTCCTCGTCTACCTGGTGCGGCTGGCCGACGTGCTGGGCGTCGACCTCGGTGCGGCCGCACGCGCCAAGCTCGCCGACTCCCGCCGGCGGTTCCCGGCCGACGAGCTGCGGGGCGTCGCGCCGCACAAGGCCTGA